One window of the Allorhizobium ampelinum S4 genome contains the following:
- a CDS encoding NAD(P)-dependent oxidoreductase has product MIAVYGALGKIGRLVVADLQGMGQSVVPINTDNELAAPASLHDIAIWCATSPPPHNRMEPFWEDFQSFMRLLHRPYRRVIFTSSFGIETGNGVEAINAYAAGKIAAEAFLKAWTEEDASRSGVAIRMGGYGPLTDVSMPWAMSEDQILAAYRAALLKPNGYHLIRPLHQDWMGE; this is encoded by the coding sequence ATGATTGCCGTTTATGGGGCGTTAGGTAAGATCGGCAGACTGGTTGTCGCGGATTTGCAGGGAATGGGACAGTCGGTAGTGCCGATTAATACCGACAACGAGCTGGCGGCTCCTGCGTCGCTGCATGATATTGCGATCTGGTGTGCGACCTCGCCGCCACCGCATAATCGGATGGAGCCATTCTGGGAGGATTTCCAGTCCTTCATGCGGCTTCTGCACCGACCATATCGCCGTGTGATTTTTACCAGTTCTTTTGGCATCGAGACAGGCAACGGCGTGGAAGCGATCAACGCTTACGCCGCCGGGAAAATAGCAGCTGAAGCATTTTTGAAGGCTTGGACTGAAGAGGACGCCTCTCGGTCGGGAGTCGCCATCAGAATGGGAGGGTACGGCCCCTTAACTGATGTTTCTATGCCATGGGCGATGAGCGAAGATCAGATTCTCGCAGCCTATCGAGCAGCTCTACTGAAACCTAATGGGTACCATCTGATCCGTCCGCTTCATCAAGATTGGATGGGCGAATAA